AATGAGAGACCGGAAAGAGATAGAAGAGAGAGAAGTAGCGCAAAGATATAGTAAATTAGGTTTGATAGGTTCAGGATATTGTAGTATACCATGAGTACAACGAACAAGCCTATACCTGGAATAGAGAAGAAGAGCCCGCTCAGCATCAAACCCATAAGGTATGAAACTGGTCTTATTGGACTTGCAACCATCATGTCCTGAAATTTTACTTCCCTCTTGTAGAATACCGTATCTCCCATTAGGCCTATTGCATTAGATGAAATTATCATCAGAAGACCTCCAACAAGGGAAAACATTAGCATATCTGGCCTAGCATATAATCGCATAAGTATGAGGAATGATGCTGGAGGTACAATATTGCTTATCATCCAAAGAGGATTTCGCCTCGCTGCAACTATTCCATTTAACCATGCTAGAGCTAGCGCTGCTCGTGCCTGCACAATCATTCTTCTCCAATTAGCTTCCATTTCTCCTCACCCACAGATCTGAGGAATACATCTTCGAGTGTGGTTACACTGCCTACTGCTCTGCATCCTCTTTCATTCAAGTAGCTAATAGCGCTTTCGAGGTCGTCATTTAGGTAAATTATGTATGGGGGCATGCTGCCATGCACTTCTCCAAACTTCATCATCATGTCTCTATCACATTCATCTAAAACCTCAACTTTTCTCTTCCACTTGAAATTGCTCAGAAGCGAGCTGGGTTCTCCTTCGATTATCTTCTCACCATTATGGATTATGATTACCTTATCGCTGAGCTTCTCAGCTTCATCCATGTAATGAGTTGTGAGCAGTATTGTCTTTCCTTTTTTCTTCAAGAGAGCAATCTTTCCCCACAAGTCCCTTCTAGCAAGGGGATCGAGTCCAATGGTGGGTTCATCCAGCATGATGAGCTCAACATTCATTGCCAGAACAACAGCCAAGAGAAGCCTCCTTTGAAAACCTCCGCTTAAATCCCAGGCAGCCTTATTCATATCGGCTTCTGAAAACTCAAGTTCTCTCAAAACCTCCTTTGCCCTTATTCTTGCTTCTCCAAAGGAAAAGCCTCTCATTGTGAGCACAGCTACTATATATTCAATGGGTGATGGAAAGAGAAGTGGCTTTGCATCTTGAGGTATAACAGCTATTCTCTCTCTAATTTCATAGGGCTGACTAATAGCATCGTATCCGAGAACCTCAATTTCTCCCTTTGTTGGCAATAGCTGTGTAGCAGCTATTCTCAGAAAGGTTGTTTTTCCGGCTCCATTTCTTCCGAGCAAAGTTGTTATCTTTCCTTTCTCCATAGTAAGAGAGAGATTCTTGAGAGCGGTTATTGAATTTCTTTTGCTATTGTAGATTTTCCATAGGGATTTGGCTTTTATAGCATCATTGGGCAAAAAAATCACCTTACCTAATCATAAGATATCTAAAGAGGAGATTTTCTTTAGGATTAATATTAATGCTGTTACCTGTTTGAAAATTAAGGATAAGCTGGAAGATGGCTGGGATAGGAATTGTATAATAAATGTAAGGTCCCCCCGCCGGGCATCGAACCCGGGACCTGCCGGTATCGGCGAGATCATGTGGGGACCGTCTCACTACAGCCGGCCGCTCTACCGCTGAGCTACGGGGGGCTGCCTTTTTACAAGGCATGCGGCAAATATTTTTTCAGAAAATGACCTTTTTAATTTTTCCTGATTTGCTAATCTGCTTAATGAAAATGCTGAAAAGGAAGCTTTCAGTCCTTCTTATAGATAAGAGAGAATATTATCTATCTATTAGCTGAGGCTGAAATATTTGCTTCTCCTTGTCAACTTTCTCTTCTATTTCCTCTATCATGAATTCCAGGTTCAGAGTTCTTTCTTCTAGAGCCTTTATCATTGAAGCTTGTATTTTGCCTTGTCTCTCAAACTGTTTTTTGATATCCTCTATTGTGCTTTCCACTCTGGAGAGCTTTTCTGCGAGCTCATTTATTTTTCCTGTATCCATAGCACCAGATGAGAGGTTACCATTTTTTGCTAGTGCGATTCCATTTTTTATCAGAACTTTTATGAGATCTGTAACTTGTATGCCATAATTTTCAGCAACTTGCCTTAGCTCCTCATATAGCTTATCCGGCAAAGAAAGATGAACAGTTGGCATTAGTCTTTCCCTTTCAAGAAAAATACTGAATTATTAATATTTATTAGATTCTCTGTAAGTCTTTTTATATATAGAATAAGATGGTAATACCACGACCGAGATGCTAATAATAAAATGACTCATAATATATAACTGAAGGGAAAAGAGATGACCCTGAAGATTATTACATTTAAAATCGATGAGGAGCTGCTGGAGAGAATTGACCTACTGGCCCAGGAAACTGGGACAAATAGGAGCGACATAATTAGAAAAGCGATTCTGCTATATGTTAATAAGATGGAAAAGGAGGCCACAATAAAGAAGCCCAGAATAAAAATAATTAAGGATACGGAATGAATGCGCTATTTTTCCAGTCCTTTGAAGGTTAATATCTTCATCCTCTCATCTGAAGTACCCTTCTCACATAGAGAGAAAGGCTGCTCTGTCGAGATCACCTCAGCTTTAGCGAACTTTAGAAAATCCTTTAGAGGGGAGATTGGTAGGTTCATTCCGCTTCTCCAGTAGTGCATGGGAACGAGATATCTCGGATTTATTCTGCTCCCTATTTCCCATGCCTCAGAAGGATCTATGGTAAAGTATCCTCCTACCGGGATGAAAAGGACATCCACCCTTTCCTTTCCCAGCCACTCAAAGTAATCATCCTTTGGCATCTCTCCTACATCTCCCATGTGAAGAAGACGATATCCTTTTAACTCAATGAGATATGTTGAAACAAATCCTCTCTTCTTCCCACTCTCCTTATCATGTGAAACCTTCTTTCCTTTCAACAGCAATTTCTCTCCATTTATTTCGATCTCCTTCTCTCCTTCAAACATATCAAACACAACTGAGTTCGGCTTTGAGACATTTTCCTTTGCATTGTGATCGAAATGGTCATGTGTTATCAGAATCAAGTCAGCCTTCGTGTTTATGGGCTTCAATCCTATGCTATATCCGTCGTGAGGATCAATAATGATTGAAACTTTTTCTGTTTGTATCTGAAAGGCCGCATGACCATGATAAAAGACTTTTATGCATTCCAAATTTCACACCCTAGATTTAACTATTTCTTTCCAGATATTTATTGATGATTATTTTTACTCTTTACCCGCTGTTAATTCTCAAAAACTAAGTATGCTTGTGTCTTTTCACCTCACGCTTTTCGCTATTCTTATTACTTTTTCGACAACCCCGAAGGGATCCGTATCGAACACAAATGCTAAGGGTTCCTTTCCAAATCCTCCCCTATCTATGATCAAATCTGGTATCTTGTTTCCTGCCCTCCTAACTGCCACTTCGATTCCCCAAGGAGTGGTGGCACCCTCCTTATTTCTTATTTCTGGAGGCTCCTCCATTCTATCGAAATAGGAAGTTCTAATTCCCAGCTGTTCTGCTATCTCCTCTAAGTTATCTGTATAAGCTATATTCATAGCAGACCTCTTGCTCGGATCGAATCTCATCATGGAGATCACTGCACTAGCTACATGTTTGGAAGCTCCAAATTCCGGAGGATAAGGAGCAGCTAGCTTCTTTCCAATAAGAACAATCCTACCAGGAAATCCAGCTACATCCTCTGTGGTTCTCGCATACCAGGCTGGCAGACTCATCACGAAGTTTATGCCTACTTCTGGATATAGCTTCGATACTGCTTCCCCATTTTCTATGAGGATTTTAACAGCTTCTTTCAGCGACTGCAGTATTCTGAAGCGCTCAGCTGGTATTTCGATCCAAGAACCAGGATTAACTGGGCAATGCCCTCCACCAACTTTTGTTCCGTAAAATATGGATTGAGTGATAAATTCCTTGGCGCGCTTAATGGATGATATAACATCAAGCTTCCAGGCTAAGTTAGCAGCAATGGCGGCGCTGAAGGAGCATCCAGTTCCATGCGTGCATCCCTCCTCTATCCAATTTCCTGATAGAATGTGGTATTCACCATTGTAGTAAACAACATCTGATGCTCTATCTCCCTCTATATGTCCCCCTTTTACAACAACTACTTTGGGGGAAAACTCCTTTTGAATGACAAGAGCAGCCCTTTTAGCATCTTCAATATTTCTTATTTTTAGTCCCGAAAGAACTTCAGCTTCCATTCTATTAGGTGTTACAACCTCTGCTCTTGGAAGAATTTTGCTCTTAAGAGCATCAATTGCATCCTCTCTTAGAAGGCGAGCCCCGCTTTTGGCTACCATTACTGGATCCACAACAAGTGGGAAATCGTACTTGCTGAGAACCGAAGCTACAGCATCAATTATCTCCTTGCTGCTAAGCATTCCAGTCTTTGCTGCATCGACCCCTATATCCTCAACAACTGCCTCGATCTGTTTTACAACTACAGCTGGGGGAACATCATGTATTGCAGTAACTTCCTTGGTGTTCTGAGCTGTTATGCTAGTTATTGCACTCATTCCGTGAACTCCATGGACAAGAAAAGTCTTCAAGTCTGCCTGGATCCCAGCTCCTCCTCCCGAATCGCTACCAGCAATGGTGAGCGCTCTAGGTGGGTGATTGAATTTCCAAGACATAACATTCACCTATTACCAACTTCTAATCATATTAATAATAAAATTTTCGCATATTTATTCAGCAATTTTTAAACATCGTTCTGCTCCTCCTTGTTGAGTTTCCAATGCTCGGAAATTGAAAAGTAGTCTAGAAAAAATAATAAGCAATAATGAACATGAATTAAGGAGAGATGAACTTCATGGAATTTAGAAACCTTGGATTAACGGAGGAAAAAGTAAGTGAAGTTGGATTAGGAACATGGCAGTTCAGCGAATCTTGGGGAATTCTCGATTATGAAGTTGCCAAAAAAGTTATAGCAGCTGCTATTGAGCATGAGATTAATTTCATAGATACAGCCATAGCTTATGGATTGGGAAAAAGCGAGGAGTTCATTGGTAGAGCCATCAAGGAATTGAAAGCTAGGGATAGCGTTCTCATTGCAACAAAAATTCCAGGAGAGTTTCTAGCAGAGCACGATGTTCTGCATGCAGTAGCAGGAAGCCTGAGAAGACTGCAAACGGATCACGTTGAATTAATGCAGGTGCACTCTCCTCCTTTGTGGAATAATATTCCTACATGTGAGTACATGAGAGCGCTGGAAAAATTGGTCTTCATGGGCCTCATAGATTACATAGGATTGAGCAATTTTCCACCGATATTGATAGAGGAAGCCAGAAGCTGCCTCTCAAGAGAAGATGTTGTTAGCATTCAAGTTAGATATAACTTGATTGAAAGAGAGGCAGAGAAGGAAATAATTCATTATTCATTGAGCACTGGTATGAGCTTAATAAGTTGGAGCCCACTTGCAAAGGGAGCACTCTCAGGAAAGTACACCCTTGAGAATCTTCCAAAGTTCACTGATGTAAGGGGAAGCGAACCAATATTCATTCAGCAGAATTTTGAGAAAATATACCCGTTGTTGGAGAAGCTGAAGGAGATTGCGCTTAAATATAATAAAACGCAGCCGCAAGTTGCTCTGAACTGGCTGCTAAGCTCTTATGACAACATAATTGTAATACCTGGGGCAAAATCTCCTGAGCAGGTAGTAGAAAATGCCGGAGCTTCTGGATGGAAAATGAGCTTCAATGATTGGAGGGAGCTGGAGGAGCTCTCCAGAAGAATAACTATATTTAGAAGCTTGAAAGCTCCATGAAGGATTTTTGCCTTGAAAGTCGGAATTATTGGCGGAGGGATCTCGGGGATCCTCTCTGCTATAAAACTGCTTAAAGCTGGCTGCGATGTATTTCTCTACGAAGAGCATCAGAGCATAGGATATCCCAAGCACTGTACTGGACTTATATCAGAGAGAACTCAGAAGGAGCTCGAATATGCCGGAAAGAAGTGCACAGATTCATTTTATTCTTCGATCAATTTCGAGATTCCGTTTGAGGGAAGATTGAAGCTTTTTTCTAAATACAAGATAGTTCACCTTGATAGAGCTTGTCTGGAGAGAGAGCTCTTTCATTTATTTGAAGATTTAGGGGGAAAGGCATTTCTTGGAAAAAAAGCCACCTTAGATGGGAGGAATCACATCATTGCTGGAGGCCATTCTGCATATTTCGACCACGTAATAGTTGCTGAGGGAATTAGAAGAGAGATATCAAAAAAATTTTTAAAATACTTGAAAAATGAACAAAAAGTGTTTGGATTGAATGTTGTTTATAGAGCAAAGCATGAACTTGAGGGCATTACTGTCGGCTTCCATCCATCTATAGCTAAGGGATTTTTCTACTGGATTTTTCCCACAGCTGAGAATACGGTAATCGTTGGAGCAGGAACATCAAATCCAAGAAACCTGAATAATAGCATATCACTATTGACAAAAGTTTACAACCTAAATACTCCAATTGAGATTGAAAGGTATGGAGGATGGATAAGCACTGGCCCTCCCCCAAAAAGGCAGGAAATCAGAGATATAACTTTTATTGGTGATGCCTTTGGAATGCAAAAGCCTATAACTGGTGGGGGAATTTTTCCAATTACATATGCTCTGAAAGGTGTAGAGGAAAAAAGCTGTGTATCTTCCATTGAAGTTCTGAGGGAGAATTCAATAAAAATAACGAATTTATTGAAAAAACAGCTACCAATCGCGAGGATAGCTCACTCAGAGAGCTTTTACACTTTAGCTAGAAAAATAATAGGAACCTTCAATGGTCTGGAGATAGTTGATGAGCAGGGCCTGTTCGATTATGATAGGCATGAAACGATTTTTCCATACATATTGCTACACTTCTTCGATTTTCTGAGAGAAATTAAAATTAAATAGAAAGGAAATTTCCCCCGCCTTACCGTTCCAGCTTCATCTTCATCTGCCTCTGGCATTTCTGCGGACGTGAGACTGGCGGGGCTCAATACTTCTTCTTTCAATCTGAAAATAAAAATTTACTCTCTGAAAAGTCTTATTTTGTTGTTTCATTACTATACATTTTATATCGCGCCTTTTCTTGAAAATACTACTAAGAAAAATGTAGGGGGGCTGATTAATGGAAAAGAAGGGCAATGATTTGCTCACACACAAGTTAATTCTCACTCCTGGCCCAACTGAGATGCCGAGAGAGCTGCTTCTCTCCCTTGCAAAGGACGTGGAAAACCCTGATCTCGATCAATCCTTCTACGATTTTTACCATGGAATTTATCAGAAGCTTGCTAGATTACTGAACTCGTGGAATCATAGAGCATTGATAATGCTTGGAGAAGCAATGCTCGGCCTTGAAGCCAGCATAATCAATTTGCTAGAAGAGGGGGAAGAGGGATTAGTCCTCTCAAATGGCTTTTTCGGGGATGGATTCTCCGATTTACTTAATTTGACGGGAAGAAAATCAAAGGTATGTAAGTGGGATGAAAGAGAGGGTATTCCAGCCGATGAAACTGAAAAATGCATAGAGCAGAGTCCCAATTCCAAAGCAGTTTATATGGTTCACTGCGAGACTCCAACAGGGGTACTGAATCCAGTTGAAAAAATTGCTCCAATTGCTTCTGAATCTGGTAAATATGTAGTTGTAGACGCAGTATCCAGCATGTTCACAACTCCAATTTATGCTGATGAATGGAAGGTGGATGTTCTCATAGGTGGAAGTCAGAAAGCCTTGAATTTGCCACCAGGACTAACAATACTAATGATTAGCGACAAGGCATGGAAATACTCAGTCAGTAAGAACACAAAATCTTTCTACCTTTCTTTCTCCCAGTGGAGGGGATTTCTGGAAAATAGAGAGATGACTCCATATACTCACTCAATGAACCACCTTAGAGCGCTTGACGATGCGCTAATTAGAATGATAAACGAAGGGGAAGATAATGTATACAGGAGGCACGAGAAGATTAGAGAGGCATCATGGAAGGCTGCTTCCCTACTTGGACTTGAGCTATTTCCAAGAGATATAAAGAGCGCATGTCCAGGAGTTACAGCAGTCCTCCTCCCCAGCGATATTTCATCAATTGAAGCCAGCCAATGGATAATGAACAGATATGGAATAATGCTGGGGACAGGTCTGGGAAAGCTCAGAGAGAGAATACTTAGGATAGGACATATGGGCTTTACAGCATCACTAGACTACCTTCTATTAGCTTATCTTGCTGTTGGGAGCTATCTAAAGGAGAAGGGAAAAGTTAGACCAGTTGATATAGTAGAATCTCTGGAGGCAATAATGAGGATCAAATAATTTTTTCCCTTCCAAAATAGAACTCTATTATAATTAAGCTAACCGCTTTTATTCTTGACTCTTCCTTTTATTTTTTCCATTCTCAAGGGCCTTATGAGCAATTTCTAGGTTCTTCAATCCATCAAAGAATGTTATTGGTACTCTACTTCCGCTGGCAACTGATGAAAGGAAGGCCTCATCCTCTATAGTGAGAGGCTCTCTTTTCTGAATCATTCTCTCCATTTTCCACTTTCCCGTATAAACCTCTAAGCTTTGCTGCATGAAGTCCAACTGTGCGACTCCATTTGTCCCTGTTATTATAGCTTTCCTTTCCTTATAGGGTGTTACCCTGTTCGCCTCTATCGAATGTATGTGAGTATCATAGTCGAGAAGTATAAAGCAGGAATCCTCGTGGTCTTTCGAATAGCGATAGTAGTAGAATGAATAAACCTTTTCAGGAGTCTTGCCTGCC
The Fervidicoccaceae archaeon genome window above contains:
- a CDS encoding bifunctional hydroxymethylpyrimidine kinase/phosphomethylpyrimidine kinase; translated protein: MSWKFNHPPRALTIAGSDSGGGAGIQADLKTFLVHGVHGMSAITSITAQNTKEVTAIHDVPPAVVVKQIEAVVEDIGVDAAKTGMLSSKEIIDAVASVLSKYDFPLVVDPVMVAKSGARLLREDAIDALKSKILPRAEVVTPNRMEAEVLSGLKIRNIEDAKRAALVIQKEFSPKVVVVKGGHIEGDRASDVVYYNGEYHILSGNWIEEGCTHGTGCSFSAAIAANLAWKLDVISSIKRAKEFITQSIFYGTKVGGGHCPVNPGSWIEIPAERFRILQSLKEAVKILIENGEAVSKLYPEVGINFVMSLPAWYARTTEDVAGFPGRIVLIGKKLAAPYPPEFGASKHVASAVISMMRFDPSKRSAMNIAYTDNLEEIAEQLGIRTSYFDRMEEPPEIRNKEGATTPWGIEVAVRRAGNKIPDLIIDRGGFGKEPLAFVFDTDPFGVVEKVIRIAKSVR
- a CDS encoding ABC transporter permease, whose translation is MEANWRRMIVQARAALALAWLNGIVAARRNPLWMISNIVPPASFLILMRLYARPDMLMFSLVGGLLMIISSNAIGLMGDTVFYKREVKFQDMMVASPIRPVSYLMGLMLSGLFFSIPGIGLFVVLMVYYNILNLSNLIYYIFALLLSLLSLSGLSFTLATFVKEPRFVWPLSGILSFAISVIPPVYYPSTILPPLIAKISMIVPTSSTAAILHYHLGLIPMLPINEIFLWIILVVEMILFMEIAMYRSRWREI
- a CDS encoding MBL fold metallo-hydrolase, with amino-acid sequence MECIKVFYHGHAAFQIQTEKVSIIIDPHDGYSIGLKPINTKADLILITHDHFDHNAKENVSKPNSVVFDMFEGEKEIEINGEKLLLKGKKVSHDKESGKKRGFVSTYLIELKGYRLLHMGDVGEMPKDDYFEWLGKERVDVLFIPVGGYFTIDPSEAWEIGSRINPRYLVPMHYWRSGMNLPISPLKDFLKFAKAEVISTEQPFSLCEKGTSDERMKILTFKGLEK
- a CDS encoding NAD(P)/FAD-dependent oxidoreductase, encoding MKVGIIGGGISGILSAIKLLKAGCDVFLYEEHQSIGYPKHCTGLISERTQKELEYAGKKCTDSFYSSINFEIPFEGRLKLFSKYKIVHLDRACLERELFHLFEDLGGKAFLGKKATLDGRNHIIAGGHSAYFDHVIVAEGIRREISKKFLKYLKNEQKVFGLNVVYRAKHELEGITVGFHPSIAKGFFYWIFPTAENTVIVGAGTSNPRNLNNSISLLTKVYNLNTPIEIERYGGWISTGPPPKRQEIRDITFIGDAFGMQKPITGGGIFPITYALKGVEEKSCVSSIEVLRENSIKITNLLKKQLPIARIAHSESFYTLARKIIGTFNGLEIVDEQGLFDYDRHETIFPYILLHFFDFLREIKIK
- a CDS encoding ABC transporter ATP-binding protein encodes the protein MPNDAIKAKSLWKIYNSKRNSITALKNLSLTMEKGKITTLLGRNGAGKTTFLRIAATQLLPTKGEIEVLGYDAISQPYEIRERIAVIPQDAKPLLFPSPIEYIVAVLTMRGFSFGEARIRAKEVLRELEFSEADMNKAAWDLSGGFQRRLLLAVVLAMNVELIMLDEPTIGLDPLARRDLWGKIALLKKKGKTILLTTHYMDEAEKLSDKVIIIHNGEKIIEGEPSSLLSNFKWKRKVEVLDECDRDMMMKFGEVHGSMPPYIIYLNDDLESAISYLNERGCRAVGSVTTLEDVFLRSVGEEKWKLIGEE
- a CDS encoding ribbon-helix-helix domain-containing protein, which codes for MTLKIITFKIDEELLERIDLLAQETGTNRSDIIRKAILLYVNKMEKEATIKKPRIKIIKDTE
- a CDS encoding alanine--glyoxylate aminotransferase family protein, whose protein sequence is MEKKGNDLLTHKLILTPGPTEMPRELLLSLAKDVENPDLDQSFYDFYHGIYQKLARLLNSWNHRALIMLGEAMLGLEASIINLLEEGEEGLVLSNGFFGDGFSDLLNLTGRKSKVCKWDEREGIPADETEKCIEQSPNSKAVYMVHCETPTGVLNPVEKIAPIASESGKYVVVDAVSSMFTTPIYADEWKVDVLIGGSQKALNLPPGLTILMISDKAWKYSVSKNTKSFYLSFSQWRGFLENREMTPYTHSMNHLRALDDALIRMINEGEDNVYRRHEKIREASWKAASLLGLELFPRDIKSACPGVTAVLLPSDISSIEASQWIMNRYGIMLGTGLGKLRERILRIGHMGFTASLDYLLLAYLAVGSYLKEKGKVRPVDIVESLEAIMRIK
- a CDS encoding aldo/keto reductase, producing MEFRNLGLTEEKVSEVGLGTWQFSESWGILDYEVAKKVIAAAIEHEINFIDTAIAYGLGKSEEFIGRAIKELKARDSVLIATKIPGEFLAEHDVLHAVAGSLRRLQTDHVELMQVHSPPLWNNIPTCEYMRALEKLVFMGLIDYIGLSNFPPILIEEARSCLSREDVVSIQVRYNLIEREAEKEIIHYSLSTGMSLISWSPLAKGALSGKYTLENLPKFTDVRGSEPIFIQQNFEKIYPLLEKLKEIALKYNKTQPQVALNWLLSSYDNIIVIPGAKSPEQVVENAGASGWKMSFNDWRELEELSRRITIFRSLKAP